A genomic region of Pseudomonas frederiksbergensis contains the following coding sequences:
- a CDS encoding efflux transporter outer membrane subunit: MLMRPGQLLLLGALGLSGCVRLGPDFQSPGEAWTKHWNSPTLEQASQQRLNPDVRQWWKVFGDPVLDQLIAESDAHNSSLKVAGLRVMEARAQLGIAQAGRYPQLQQASADSLYVNRNQSGGSNPQNSHFWQYSAGFDIGWELDFWGRFSRAIESSDASYFAAQANYEDALVLLRAQVADTYFTFRTTEARLRVARENTAQQKRSLEITEKLFNSGQNAELDLQQAKTQYLGTLSNIPSLEDQVQRTRNALAVLIGQPPNALPELVENMGMIPLVDRAVLQDVPANLLLRRPDVRAAELNVAAQSALIGVAETDFYPSLTLLGSIVWSGNSLGGTPNNLDLVGGPSLSWNLFDHGKISNNVRVQDARLQQLIEVYRDTVRQAAREADDAASGLNKSLERERILREAKVAAKRSLVLASAQYREGYSDFQRVLDAQSALLQQQDNYLISRSDAVSNLIALYKALGGGWYSAQSKVDQTTRQQMERRTDWGYLLDEPATSQPGPPTPNKVKNHE, encoded by the coding sequence ATGCTGATGCGGCCGGGTCAGCTCCTACTGCTAGGCGCGCTCGGCCTCAGCGGCTGCGTGCGCCTGGGGCCGGATTTTCAATCACCCGGTGAAGCATGGACAAAACACTGGAACAGCCCGACGCTTGAACAGGCCAGCCAGCAACGCCTGAACCCCGATGTTCGTCAGTGGTGGAAGGTCTTCGGCGACCCGGTCCTCGACCAGCTGATTGCCGAATCGGATGCTCACAACTCAAGCCTGAAGGTTGCCGGCCTGCGGGTCATGGAAGCTCGCGCCCAATTGGGTATTGCTCAGGCCGGACGGTACCCGCAACTGCAACAAGCCAGCGCCGACAGCTTGTACGTCAACCGCAACCAATCCGGTGGGAGCAACCCGCAGAACAGCCATTTCTGGCAATACAGTGCGGGCTTTGACATCGGCTGGGAACTGGATTTCTGGGGACGCTTCAGTCGCGCCATCGAGTCGTCCGATGCCAGCTATTTTGCCGCCCAGGCCAACTATGAAGACGCACTGGTGTTGCTGCGTGCCCAGGTGGCGGACACCTACTTCACATTTCGCACCACTGAAGCGCGCTTGCGTGTCGCCCGCGAAAACACCGCGCAGCAAAAGCGCAGCCTTGAGATCACCGAAAAGCTGTTCAACAGCGGCCAGAATGCCGAGCTCGACTTGCAACAGGCCAAGACCCAGTACCTGGGCACCCTGAGCAACATTCCCAGCCTCGAAGACCAGGTGCAACGCACCCGCAACGCATTGGCCGTGCTGATCGGGCAACCGCCCAATGCGCTGCCGGAGTTGGTCGAGAACATGGGAATGATCCCGCTGGTCGACCGCGCCGTGCTACAGGACGTGCCGGCCAATCTGCTGCTGCGTCGGCCGGACGTGCGCGCCGCTGAGCTCAATGTTGCCGCCCAGTCGGCACTGATCGGGGTGGCCGAAACGGATTTCTATCCGTCGCTGACCCTGCTGGGCAGCATCGTCTGGTCAGGTAATTCATTGGGTGGAACGCCCAACAACCTGGACCTGGTCGGCGGCCCTAGTCTGAGCTGGAACCTGTTTGACCACGGGAAGATCAGCAACAACGTGCGGGTGCAGGATGCTCGTCTGCAACAGTTGATCGAGGTCTATCGCGACACTGTCCGCCAGGCCGCACGCGAGGCCGATGATGCGGCCAGCGGTCTGAACAAATCACTTGAGCGCGAGCGCATCCTGCGCGAAGCCAAGGTCGCCGCCAAGCGCTCGTTGGTCCTGGCCAGCGCCCAATACCGTGAAGGCTACTCTGACTTCCAGCGGGTGCTGGATGCTCAAAGCGCACTGCTCCAGCAACAGGACAACTACCTTATCAGCCGCAGCGACGCCGTCAGCAATCTGATTGCCCTATACAAAGCGCTTGGCGGTGGTTGGTACAGCGCCCAGTCGAAGGTTGATCAAACCACTCGTCAACAAATGGAACGCCGCACGGACTGGGGCTACCTGCTGGATGAACCTGCCACTTCACAACCTGGTCCGCCCACGCCAAACAAGGTAAAAAACCATGAGTGA
- a CDS encoding HlyD family secretion protein, with the protein MSEASPLPPEASPPTAPEPVADPTKKGIKWVMLLIVLSLAWYLLADRLTPYTQQARVGAFVIPVAVEVAGRVTRVEVRNNQDVKAGDVLFEVDQQPYQIAVDRARADLESTRRQIGASTAGIASAQASLRAAQANELKARQDNQRLEGLYREDRGTISVRLLEVSRANREQAVSQVAAARAEVQRAREQEGGSEEENALLRSAATALSKAELDLANTQIRARSAGLITDLRTDVGQFATVGSPVMTLIAIHDVWISADMTENNLGLVKPDTPVGIVLDALPGEVFEGRVRSVGYGVSVGQPTAPGTLPSVQNSRDWLRPAQRFPVIIEFSEGSLNTLRDSRAIRAGGQAEVMAFPTQRNPLNPLGHLFLGLMSWLSYAY; encoded by the coding sequence ATGAGTGAAGCCTCACCGCTCCCCCCCGAGGCATCGCCACCCACGGCGCCAGAGCCTGTCGCCGACCCCACGAAAAAAGGCATCAAGTGGGTGATGCTGCTGATCGTCCTCAGCCTGGCCTGGTACCTGCTGGCTGACCGCTTAACGCCTTATACACAACAGGCCCGTGTGGGCGCCTTTGTCATTCCAGTAGCCGTAGAAGTGGCGGGCCGAGTGACCCGCGTAGAGGTGCGCAACAATCAAGACGTAAAGGCCGGCGACGTGCTCTTCGAGGTGGATCAGCAGCCGTATCAGATTGCTGTCGACCGCGCCCGCGCAGACCTGGAGTCGACGCGCCGACAAATCGGTGCCAGCACCGCCGGTATTGCCTCGGCGCAAGCCTCCTTGCGGGCAGCCCAGGCCAACGAACTCAAGGCGCGGCAGGACAATCAACGGCTTGAAGGTTTGTATCGCGAAGACCGGGGAACCATTTCCGTGCGCCTGCTCGAAGTCTCTCGCGCCAACCGCGAACAGGCGGTCAGCCAGGTAGCCGCCGCCCGCGCCGAGGTTCAACGCGCACGTGAGCAAGAAGGGGGCAGCGAGGAAGAGAACGCCCTGCTGCGCAGCGCCGCCACTGCACTGTCAAAAGCCGAACTGGACCTGGCCAATACGCAGATACGCGCGCGCTCGGCCGGCTTGATCACCGATCTGCGTACCGACGTCGGACAGTTTGCAACGGTCGGCAGCCCGGTCATGACCCTGATCGCCATTCACGATGTGTGGATCAGTGCCGACATGACCGAGAACAACCTGGGTCTGGTCAAGCCCGACACCCCGGTTGGCATCGTACTGGACGCTCTGCCGGGCGAGGTCTTCGAGGGACGCGTGCGCAGTGTCGGCTACGGCGTCAGTGTGGGTCAGCCGACGGCGCCCGGCACCCTGCCCAGCGTGCAGAACAGCCGCGACTGGCTGCGCCCGGCACAGCGCTTTCCGGTGATTATCGAGTTTTCCGAGGGCTCACTGAACACGCTGCGTGACAGTCGCGCCATCCGCGCTGGCGGGCAAGCCGAAGTCATGGCATTCCCCACCCAACGTAATCCGCTGAACCCGCTCGGCCATCTGTTTCTCGGACTAATGAGTTGGCTGTCCTATGCCTACTAA
- a CDS encoding DUF2955 domain-containing protein: MPTKRAPRVQRALRLAMGTALCLAASFGLALPIPFLAPVLGLLFLATLNHPLPFKAGLTLALVAMLTTGVGLLLIPILRYYPLSGVLLIGAGLFLVFRAGLRGANNLIVTLLIIGLTMIPSAGTADFGLAIMVIGALVKGLLLAVMVVSFSHWLFPEPANAASPPAAPALPTDEVARVALRATLIVLPTFLLALIDPASYLPIILKAVSLGQQSSTTTARNAGRELLGSTLLGGLLAILFWCALSLFVHLWMFFLWMLLFGLLLARKLYALSPTRQSPGFWLNSMITLIILLGQSVQDSLAGKDVYTAFAVRMGLFIAVTLYACLMVQLLDQQRQNRSVTQPDH, from the coding sequence ATGCCTACTAAGCGTGCACCCCGGGTTCAACGTGCGCTGCGTCTGGCCATGGGCACTGCGCTGTGCCTCGCCGCCAGCTTCGGTCTGGCATTACCGATCCCCTTTCTCGCGCCGGTGCTTGGCCTGTTGTTTCTTGCCACACTCAACCACCCGCTGCCCTTCAAGGCCGGACTGACCCTTGCTCTGGTCGCGATGTTGACCACTGGCGTCGGTTTGCTGTTGATCCCGATCCTGCGCTATTACCCGCTCAGTGGTGTCCTGCTGATTGGTGCGGGTCTATTTCTGGTTTTTCGCGCAGGTTTACGCGGCGCCAACAACCTGATCGTCACCCTTCTGATCATCGGCCTGACCATGATCCCTTCGGCTGGCACCGCCGATTTCGGCCTCGCCATCATGGTCATCGGCGCACTGGTCAAAGGTCTGCTCCTTGCCGTGATGGTGGTGTCCTTCAGTCATTGGCTGTTTCCGGAACCTGCCAATGCTGCGTCGCCACCGGCCGCCCCGGCCCTGCCGACCGACGAGGTCGCCAGGGTAGCACTGCGCGCCACGTTGATCGTGCTCCCGACCTTCTTGTTAGCCCTGATCGATCCCGCCAGTTACCTGCCGATCATCTTGAAGGCGGTCAGTCTTGGCCAACAGAGTTCCACGACGACGGCCCGTAACGCGGGTCGCGAGCTACTCGGCTCGACCCTGCTCGGTGGACTGCTGGCAATCCTGTTCTGGTGTGCGCTCAGCCTGTTTGTGCACCTCTGGATGTTCTTCCTGTGGATGCTGCTGTTCGGCTTGCTGTTGGCGCGCAAACTCTATGCCCTGAGCCCGACCCGGCAAAGCCCGGGGTTCTGGCTCAACAGCATGATCACTTTGATCATCCTGCTGGGGCAGTCAGTCCAGGACAGTCTGGCGGGCAAGGACGTTTACACGGCCTTCGCCGTGCGCATGGGATTGTTTATCGCCGTGACGCTTTATGCCTGCCTGATGGTCCAGCTGCTCGATCAGCAGCGGCAGAATCGTAGCGTCACACAACCCGATCACTAG
- a CDS encoding SOS response-associated peptidase family protein, whose product MCGRLSQYRGIHDFVAALSMPNALINTVGDQPLGLYNVAPSTQVALFHLEGETLHADRVPWGWRPTWSKDHSVPINTRVEKVAHGSFFRAIWPHRAIIPIDNWFEWVYEGGPNKQPYLVRRRDRAPILCAAIGQYPAGGREPKKDDGFVIFTADSGGGLVDLHDRRPVVLSPELAREWLNLAMPKESAEQMVLHQGEAAKTFEWFKVDMAIGNVRNQRPDLLTPIGKIISGEHKSNG is encoded by the coding sequence ATGTGTGGAAGACTTTCACAGTACCGAGGCATCCACGACTTCGTCGCGGCGCTGAGCATGCCCAATGCCCTGATCAACACTGTGGGCGACCAGCCTCTGGGTCTGTACAACGTCGCGCCATCGACCCAGGTCGCGCTCTTCCACCTCGAAGGCGAAACCTTGCACGCTGACCGGGTACCTTGGGGATGGCGACCGACCTGGTCGAAAGACCACTCTGTACCGATCAATACCCGGGTCGAGAAAGTCGCACACGGCTCGTTCTTCCGGGCGATCTGGCCGCACCGCGCCATCATCCCCATCGATAACTGGTTCGAATGGGTTTATGAAGGCGGCCCGAATAAACAGCCTTATCTTGTCCGACGCAGGGATCGGGCTCCCATACTCTGCGCCGCCATTGGTCAGTATCCCGCGGGTGGCCGGGAACCGAAGAAGGACGATGGGTTTGTGATTTTCACCGCAGACAGTGGCGGTGGCCTGGTCGATCTACATGATCGGCGGCCGGTGGTTCTGTCACCGGAGTTGGCCCGAGAATGGCTCAACCTGGCAATGCCTAAGGAGAGCGCCGAGCAGATGGTGCTGCACCAGGGCGAGGCTGCCAAAACCTTCGAGTGGTTCAAGGTGGATATGGCGATAGGCAACGTGAGAAACCAGAGACCTGATCTCCTCACACCGATCGGCAAAATCATCAGTGGCGAGCACAAAAGCAATGGGTGA
- a CDS encoding NUDIX domain-containing protein, giving the protein MSNTAERVNIIESQVLSHNGYLLKKITFDYLRNNGVWQRQSREVYDRGNGAAILLFNRAQKTIVLTRQFRLPVFVNGHDGLLVEVAAGLLEGASPQERIRAEAEEETGYRVHDVQKVFEAYMSPGSVTEKLHFFVAEYDAASRVGSGGGLEVEAEDLEVLELTFDEALEAFYSGQIVDAKTIMLLQYAAMKDIFAAV; this is encoded by the coding sequence ATGTCGAACACGGCCGAGCGCGTCAACATCATCGAGTCCCAGGTGTTGTCCCACAACGGGTACCTGCTCAAGAAAATCACCTTCGATTACCTGCGCAACAATGGCGTTTGGCAGCGACAATCCCGTGAGGTCTACGACCGTGGCAATGGTGCAGCCATTCTGCTGTTCAACCGTGCGCAAAAAACCATCGTTCTGACCCGCCAGTTCAGGTTGCCGGTCTTCGTAAACGGCCATGACGGATTGCTGGTTGAGGTGGCTGCGGGGTTGCTGGAGGGCGCCTCACCGCAGGAGCGCATTCGCGCCGAAGCGGAGGAGGAAACGGGCTATCGCGTTCACGATGTACAGAAGGTGTTCGAGGCTTACATGAGCCCGGGGTCGGTGACCGAGAAGCTGCATTTCTTTGTGGCTGAATATGATGCCGCTTCACGCGTCGGATCGGGTGGTGGGCTTGAGGTGGAAGCTGAAGACCTCGAGGTGCTGGAACTGACATTCGATGAGGCACTTGAGGCGTTTTACAGTGGGCAGATCGTTGACGCGAAAACCATCATGCTGCTGCAGTACGCGGCGATGAAGGATATTTTTGCGGCGGTTTAG
- a CDS encoding lytic polysaccharide monooxygenase auxiliary activity family 9 protein: protein MNKPQTQAQLKHGRVTTPASRGSVAMEVGLLEGWQVNEMEGGKNFPSLTAGPFPAPYQSDSDSVAPPADGFILSGGKADARDCINYTNEEMSKKLNRPFTWPLLSVNPGQTFHVTWQYTAPHTTRGYSWFITKDGWDPKQRISRAQLEAKPFADDFYTQVPYYAHSSELKAKVEHEVKLPAGKKGHHVIVLLWIVANTGNAFYQAFDVDFQ, encoded by the coding sequence ATGAACAAGCCACAAACACAAGCGCAACTCAAACACGGTCGAGTGACTACCCCCGCCAGCCGCGGCTCTGTCGCTATGGAGGTCGGCCTCCTGGAAGGTTGGCAGGTCAATGAAATGGAAGGCGGAAAGAACTTCCCTTCATTGACCGCCGGGCCTTTCCCCGCACCGTACCAGTCAGACAGCGACAGTGTTGCGCCACCGGCGGATGGTTTCATCCTCAGCGGTGGCAAGGCTGATGCTCGTGACTGCATCAACTACACCAACGAAGAAATGAGCAAAAAGCTCAATCGTCCATTTACCTGGCCACTGCTGAGCGTGAACCCTGGTCAGACCTTTCATGTCACCTGGCAGTACACCGCACCTCACACCACCCGCGGCTACAGCTGGTTTATCACCAAGGACGGCTGGGACCCGAAACAACGGATCAGCCGTGCGCAACTCGAGGCCAAACCGTTCGCTGACGACTTCTACACCCAGGTGCCTTACTACGCACACAGCAGCGAACTCAAAGCCAAAGTCGAACATGAAGTGAAATTGCCAGCAGGCAAGAAAGGCCATCACGTCATTGTGCTGCTGTGGATTGTCGCCAACACCGGCAATGCGTTCTATCAAGCCTTCGACGTGGACTTCCAGTAA
- a CDS encoding GNAT family N-acetyltransferase — protein sequence MKLRIELSQNPLPEERQAILKPLRAYNVANAGEGHPQDIALLVRDELTDEILGGLYAKLFYQWMFIDLLSVPEQARGQGTGSRLMQMAEELAREKNCIGIYLDTFEFQAPEFYKKLGFTEVGQIADYPLGSKRFFFQKRLTTTEQNT from the coding sequence ATGAAACTGCGCATCGAGTTATCGCAAAACCCGCTACCCGAAGAACGTCAGGCGATTCTCAAACCGCTGCGAGCCTACAACGTCGCCAACGCTGGCGAAGGCCACCCGCAGGATATCGCCCTGCTGGTTCGTGATGAGCTGACCGACGAGATCCTCGGCGGGCTCTATGCAAAACTGTTTTACCAATGGATGTTCATCGACTTGTTGTCAGTGCCCGAGCAGGCACGCGGTCAGGGCACCGGCTCACGGTTGATGCAAATGGCCGAGGAGCTGGCACGGGAGAAGAACTGCATTGGGATCTACCTCGACACCTTCGAATTCCAGGCACCGGAGTTTTACAAGAAGCTGGGATTTACCGAGGTTGGGCAGATAGCCGACTATCCGCTGGGCAGTAAGCGCTTCTTCTTTCAGAAACGCCTGACGACCACCGAACAAAATACCTGA
- a CDS encoding DUF6388 family protein: MAPIESPHELALQRFLNARPALREELDHLNPLAAQAKGETMVQYRNERLHEAYEAEAERLGLFAWELTLQLTAPTVEDYEAQRLEVHKEVAQMAGMDWKEYCKLHGLEN; the protein is encoded by the coding sequence ATGGCCCCCATCGAATCGCCACACGAACTGGCGCTGCAACGGTTTCTCAATGCACGACCGGCGTTACGCGAAGAACTCGATCACCTGAACCCTCTGGCCGCCCAGGCCAAGGGCGAAACCATGGTGCAGTATCGCAACGAGCGATTGCATGAAGCCTACGAAGCAGAGGCCGAGCGTCTGGGCCTGTTTGCCTGGGAGCTGACGTTGCAATTGACCGCGCCCACAGTTGAGGACTATGAAGCCCAACGGCTGGAGGTGCACAAGGAAGTGGCGCAAATGGCCGGCATGGACTGGAAGGAATATTGCAAACTGCATGGTCTTGAGAACTGA
- a CDS encoding YoaK family protein has translation MLPSSPNRAHTPGLLHVQKWRGRIGMCLVASLSVLAGMTDAIGFMATGDFVSFMSGNTTRLAVAISDGDLGMTLRLLVLVAMFIAGNALGIVVSRMGGRRALPLMMCVATLLCGAAAWPFEAKYPALLAAIIAMGMLNAAVEQVNGFPVGLTYVTGALSRFGRGLGRWLLGERRNGWRVQLIPWTGMFAGAIIGAVLEHRLGLQALYASGLLAGVLGLVSLKIPRRWQLGYMPR, from the coding sequence ATGCTGCCGTCCTCGCCCAATCGCGCCCATACACCCGGCCTGCTGCACGTGCAGAAATGGCGCGGTCGGATAGGGATGTGCCTGGTGGCAAGCCTGTCAGTGCTGGCCGGCATGACCGACGCTATTGGCTTCATGGCCACCGGCGATTTCGTCTCCTTCATGAGCGGCAACACCACGCGCTTGGCGGTGGCGATCAGCGACGGTGATCTGGGCATGACCCTGCGCTTGCTGGTGCTGGTCGCCATGTTCATCGCCGGCAACGCCTTGGGCATTGTGGTCAGCCGCATGGGCGGTCGACGCGCACTGCCATTGATGATGTGCGTCGCTACCCTGTTATGCGGCGCCGCTGCGTGGCCATTCGAGGCTAAATATCCGGCGCTGCTGGCGGCAATCATCGCCATGGGGATGCTCAACGCCGCTGTCGAACAGGTCAACGGCTTTCCGGTCGGGCTGACCTATGTCACCGGCGCCCTGTCACGCTTCGGTCGCGGTCTGGGACGCTGGTTGCTTGGCGAACGCCGCAATGGCTGGCGAGTACAGTTGATCCCCTGGACCGGCATGTTTGCCGGCGCCATCATCGGTGCGGTGCTCGAACACCGTCTCGGCCTGCAAGCCTTGTACGCCAGTGGCCTGTTGGCCGGCGTGCTTGGGCTTGTTTCACTGAAAATTCCACGGCGCTGGCAGTTGGGCTACATGCCGCGCTGA
- the tusD gene encoding sulfurtransferase complex subunit TusD, which translates to MKFAIALFSAAHVPSSRRALLFAQAALAGGHEIVRLFFYQDGVYNASSNVVTPQDEQDLALQWRTFVSEHQLDGVVCIAAALRRGVLDEEEAKRYQRTAINVSAPWELSGLGQLHDAVQDADRLICFGGP; encoded by the coding sequence ATGAAGTTCGCCATTGCGCTGTTTTCCGCCGCACACGTGCCCTCCTCGCGCCGCGCCCTGCTGTTTGCTCAGGCAGCGCTGGCCGGTGGGCACGAGATCGTGCGGCTGTTTTTCTATCAGGATGGCGTTTACAACGCGTCGAGCAACGTTGTCACGCCACAGGATGAACAGGACCTGGCGCTGCAATGGCGCACCTTCGTCAGCGAGCACCAACTCGACGGCGTGGTCTGTATTGCTGCCGCCTTGCGCCGTGGCGTGCTGGATGAAGAAGAAGCCAAGCGTTATCAGCGAACGGCAATCAATGTCAGTGCACCGTGGGAATTATCCGGGCTCGGGCAGTTGCACGATGCGGTGCAAGACGCCGATCGCCTGATCTGTTTTGGAGGGCCATGA
- the tusC gene encoding sulfurtransferase complex subunit TusC, protein MPKSLLIISRQAPWSGPSAREALDIVLAGGAFDLPIGLLFLDDGVFQLAIRQDAKAVQQKDLSANLQALGLFGIEDVYVCGESATARGLEPTALSLEPLHVLAAEQISAVIDRYDQVITL, encoded by the coding sequence ATGCCTAAATCCTTGCTGATTATCAGCCGGCAGGCGCCCTGGTCTGGCCCAAGCGCCCGTGAAGCGCTGGATATCGTACTCGCCGGCGGCGCCTTCGACTTGCCGATCGGCCTGCTGTTTCTCGATGACGGCGTATTCCAGCTGGCCATCCGGCAGGACGCCAAAGCCGTGCAACAAAAAGACCTCAGCGCCAACCTGCAGGCGCTTGGGTTGTTTGGTATAGAAGATGTCTACGTGTGTGGCGAGAGTGCAACCGCACGGGGTCTGGAGCCGACGGCCTTGAGCCTCGAACCGTTGCACGTGCTGGCCGCTGAACAGATCTCGGCCGTTATTGACCGTTATGACCAAGTGATCACCCTCTGA
- the tusB gene encoding sulfurtransferase complex subunit TusB, which translates to MSTLHVLSHSPFTDNRLTSCLRVLGASDGVLLSGDAVYALQPGTAPLSALQARRDTLRLFVLDEDVQARGLQVPDWVKSVDYPAFVELSIHYDKVNSWL; encoded by the coding sequence ATGTCGACTTTGCATGTGTTGTCTCACTCACCGTTTACCGATAACCGGCTGACCAGTTGCCTGCGCGTGCTGGGCGCAAGTGATGGCGTTCTGCTCAGCGGTGATGCGGTTTACGCCTTGCAACCTGGCACAGCGCCACTCAGTGCGCTGCAAGCACGGCGCGACACCTTGCGTCTGTTCGTCCTCGACGAAGACGTTCAGGCCCGCGGATTGCAGGTGCCCGACTGGGTCAAAAGCGTCGATTATCCGGCCTTCGTCGAACTGTCGATTCACTACGACAAGGTCAACAGCTGGTTATGA
- a CDS encoding TusE/DsrC/DsvC family sulfur relay protein has protein sequence MNSLTVGARRIDLDKDGYLVELGDWSAEVAAALAAAEELELSPEHWEILELLRGFYQEFQLSPATRPLIKYTALKLGPDKGNSLHLNRLFKGTPAKLAAKLAGLPKPTNCL, from the coding sequence ATGAATTCGCTCACCGTAGGCGCTCGTCGCATCGATCTGGACAAGGACGGTTACCTGGTTGAGCTCGGTGACTGGTCCGCCGAAGTCGCCGCGGCCCTGGCCGCCGCCGAAGAACTTGAGCTGAGCCCCGAGCACTGGGAAATCCTTGAGCTGCTGCGCGGCTTCTATCAGGAGTTCCAGTTGTCGCCGGCCACTCGCCCGCTGATCAAATACACCGCGCTGAAGCTGGGCCCGGACAAGGGCAACAGCCTTCACCTGAACCGATTGTTCAAAGGCACTCCCGCCAAACTCGCCGCCAAGCTGGCGGGCCTGCCCAAACCGACGAATTGTCTATGA
- a CDS encoding glycosyl transferase family protein yields MITETPAEHPFAQFVRILGKGKRGARSLTREEAREAMGMLLDGEVEDTQLGAFLMLLRHKEESPEELAGFTEALRERLNAPALNVDLDWPTYAGKKRHLPWYLLAAKCLAQNGVRILMHGGGAHTAGRLYSEQLLEQLQIPLCRNWQQVGSALEQGHLAFIPLGDWAPQLQRMIDLRNTLGLRSPIHSLARILNPLGARCGLQSIFHPGYQGVHRDASGLLGDNVIVIKGDGGEIEINPDADSHLYGTTGGERWDEEWPQLSAQRHVKPASLDPEHLKAVWRGDVLDSYPQLALISTMALALRGLGTPRDEAFVRAQQFWDARNKSI; encoded by the coding sequence CTGATCACTGAAACGCCTGCCGAACACCCTTTCGCGCAGTTCGTGCGGATTCTCGGCAAAGGCAAACGCGGCGCCCGCAGCCTGACCCGCGAAGAGGCCCGCGAGGCCATGGGCATGCTGCTCGACGGCGAGGTCGAGGACACACAACTTGGTGCCTTCCTGATGCTATTGCGGCACAAGGAAGAAAGCCCGGAAGAGCTGGCGGGCTTCACCGAGGCCTTGCGCGAGCGGCTGAACGCACCCGCGCTGAATGTCGATCTGGACTGGCCGACCTACGCCGGCAAAAAGCGTCACCTGCCGTGGTACCTGCTGGCGGCCAAGTGCCTGGCGCAAAACGGTGTGCGGATCCTGATGCACGGCGGTGGCGCGCATACCGCCGGACGGCTCTACAGCGAGCAACTGCTCGAACAGTTGCAGATCCCGTTGTGCCGTAACTGGCAGCAAGTGGGTTCGGCGCTGGAACAAGGCCATCTGGCGTTCATTCCGCTGGGCGACTGGGCGCCGCAACTGCAACGCATGATCGACCTGCGCAACACCCTCGGTCTGCGTTCGCCGATCCACTCGCTGGCACGGATTCTCAATCCTCTGGGCGCGCGCTGTGGCCTGCAAAGTATCTTCCACCCCGGTTATCAGGGTGTGCATCGCGACGCCAGCGGCTTGCTCGGCGATAACGTGATCGTCATCAAGGGCGATGGCGGCGAAATCGAGATCAACCCGGACGCCGACAGTCACTTGTACGGCACCACCGGCGGTGAGCGCTGGGACGAGGAATGGCCGCAGCTATCGGCTCAACGTCACGTCAAACCGGCGAGCCTCGATCCTGAACACTTGAAAGCCGTATGGCGCGGCGATGTGCTCGACAGCTATCCCCAATTGGCGTTGATTTCGACCATGGCCCTGGCCTTGCGCGGCCTCGGGACGCCGCGTGATGAAGCCTTCGTCAGAGCTCAGCAGTTCTGGGATGCTCGCAACAAATCTATTTAA